The segment CCACCGGAGGAACACATGGCGAACCCGCTGAAGAAGAGCCTGATCTACCTGGGTCTGGCCGACGAAGAGCTCGAGTACGACGACGAGCCGCAGAAGGCCGCCCCGCAACCTCGCGCCGCGCAGGCTCCGGCCGCCGCGCACCAGACGGCGCCGCAGCCGAGCGCCGCACACATCCCCCAGAAGCACGCCTCCGTGTCGCCCGTGCAGCCCGTCGCCGCCCCCGCGCCGACGCGTGCCCCGGTGACGCCGCTGCGTCGCCCCACGTCCACGAAGAATGCGGCCCCCACCGACATGAACGAAATCCTCACCGTCCACCCGCGCGAGTACAAGGACGCCCAGGCGATCGCCGAGAGCTTCCGCGACGGGATCCCGGTCATCATCAACCTGTCCCAGATGAGCGAGTCCGACGCGCGTCGGCTGGTCGACTTCGCCAGCGGCCTCTCGCAGGGCCTCTACGGGAAGATCGAGCGCGTGACCAACAAGGTCTTCCTCCTGTCGCCGGCTCACATCGCAGTGAGCGGTGAGGCGGCTGAGGTAGAGTCCGACATCGAGGCGTCGTTCTTCACCCAGTCGTGACGACCGCTCGAGTCGAGAACCTTCCCATCCGCGGGGCTGCCCGCGCCTGAGCCGTGCGAGTTGATGGCCCACCCATGATCGTCTCCCTGATCTTCACGATCGTCTACATCGCGCTGTTCATCTTCTTCATCCTGATGTGGGCCCGCTTCGTGTTCGATCTCACGCAGTCGGTCAGTCGCACCTACCGCCCCAAGGGGGCGCTGCTCGTGCTGGCCGAGGTCACCTACACGACGACCGACCCTCCCATCAAGGCGATCCGTCGCGTCCTGCCTCCCATCCGACTCGGTGCGGTGGCACTCGACTTCGGCTGGAGCATCGTAATGCTCGCGGTGGTCATCCTGATGAGCGTCGCGTCGGCGCTGTCGCGCTCCGGCTTCTGACACGCACCGACCTTCAGCCTTCGGGTCAGGTCGACTGTTGTCGTTGTAGGCTTGCTCGCGTAACGGCTCTAGGCTCAAGGGCAAGCCCCCGAGAGGGGTTCGCCCGGGCTCCGGCCCGAAACTGTCCAGCAATACCGCTCCGGGGGCATCGTCCCAAGAGCACGGTGTCTCCGCAGGGGGTGCCACCACAGACCACGATCCAGAGATTCACGAGGTGACGGCAATGGCTTTGACGCCGGAAGACGTAGTCAACAAGCGGTTCCAGCCGACGAAGTTCCGTGAGGGCTACGACCAAGACGAGGTCGACGACT is part of the Frondihabitans sp. 762G35 genome and harbors:
- a CDS encoding cell division protein SepF, which gives rise to MANPLKKSLIYLGLADEELEYDDEPQKAAPQPRAAQAPAAAHQTAPQPSAAHIPQKHASVSPVQPVAAPAPTRAPVTPLRRPTSTKNAAPTDMNEILTVHPREYKDAQAIAESFRDGIPVIINLSQMSESDARRLVDFASGLSQGLYGKIERVTNKVFLLSPAHIAVSGEAAEVESDIEASFFTQS
- a CDS encoding YggT family protein, whose product is MIVSLIFTIVYIALFIFFILMWARFVFDLTQSVSRTYRPKGALLVLAEVTYTTTDPPIKAIRRVLPPIRLGAVALDFGWSIVMLAVVILMSVASALSRSGF